Proteins co-encoded in one Juglans regia cultivar Chandler chromosome 16, Walnut 2.0, whole genome shotgun sequence genomic window:
- the LOC109014186 gene encoding uncharacterized protein LOC109014186 — MGEYLKIEETTALRSLKVFVKVVVSIFSEKYLSKPNNDDIVRLLAVGEKHGFIGSHSDINVLDRSFIFSNLAQGNTPTVNYTINGHNYVIGYYFADGIYPQWTTFVKTISVPQGNKKKYFAAAQKSARKDVESAFGVLQARFAIIRGPAPCFHIETLNDIMMACVILHNMIIEDERMTMKKKNLNMNSWQKAHMIQCQLALNLNLASSFNIIMLLGIEESIVTPTRSCRPLMTTI, encoded by the exons ATGGGTGAATATTTGAAGATTGAAGAGACTACCGCATTAAGAAGCCTAAAAGTATTTGTCAAAGTTGTTGTTTCAATTTTCTCTGAAAAGTACTTAAGCAAACCCAACAATGATGACATTGTTAGATTGCTCGCAGTTGGTGAGAAACATGGATTTATAG GATCTCATAGTGATATAAATGTGCTTGATagatcatttatattttctaaccTTGCTCAAGGAAATACTCCGACTGTTAATTACACTATTAATGGTCACAACTATGTAATAGGATACTATTTTGCTGATGGCATTTATCCGCAATGGACAACATTTGTTAAAACTATCTCAGTTCCccaaggaaacaagaaaaaatattttgctgcAGCCCAAAAGTCCGCAAGGAAGGATGTGGAGAGCGCTTTTGGTGTGCTTCAAGCACGTTTTGCTATAATTCGTGGACCTGCACCATGTTTTCACATTGAAACACTCAATGATATTATGATGGCATGcgtaattttacataatatgatcattgaagaTGAACGGATgacaatgaagaagaaaaatttgaatatgaatagttgGCAGAAAGCACATATGATCCAGTGTCAACTGGCTCTAAACCTAAATTTAGCGAGTTCATTCAACATCATCATGCTCTTAGGGATAGAAGAATCCATTGTAACTCCAACCAGATCTTGTCGACCACTTATGACAACAATATAG